A single genomic interval of Dysidea avara chromosome 6, odDysAvar1.4, whole genome shotgun sequence harbors:
- the LOC136258093 gene encoding macoilin-1-like produces MTVSSIKRRILEYGKSKRLGKRAKTIESNSSSLTTWLLGNYGKYVLLGACIIIFDHITDFRLEYLYTAGLLFTSCIDSYKYQGLLFTLLFVALVVYVDIFCLSLLSTAWLHCLASLYIWLQMIWQIDEPHPLLNGVYANYGVIVVIFVMLLPFLYYEMIFRFNQVPQYLLNISRPFASHCIGYPVVTFGFACKTYITCVIQQHHQRKVQIVNTFYSDLVTRALPKSMTVENPEESKDFVRPVEMQSKSDSPKLKEDADIPVGIKPTKSKGTAAGPKNTKSSSALSITKTKPASNVNKVQQPEMAAGTTVTVAATPLSVNTTKSKPVTPMVSPLQEAVPSHVVLTVEAVQPITTHVSGKKQAAVKAVPRAKLEGEELAKEQHVKSMNDALMADLEKERILRRENESLVYHLQMEVKQLKADLQASQLQEEESVSQKGQLASLEKNHRYDLQRLKAQNDTLTSKLLILSTSQTEDKAAIIDLERRLKKEVEARSRVDAELREHRHAITNAFTQEELAGLRKKVQEQHHEMEKMREQLKEQQRSWEHRHQREMEVLTASIQSLTVEKSKLIQENKQLSESLTDETKIKISLFSYLSEARRKEEATQEQLAWKTNEIAQLKHQMTQLLAVVPHTTAKPPPSP; encoded by the exons ATGACTGTGTCGAGTATAAAGCGTCGTATTCTGGAATACGGCAAATCCAAACGGCTAGGGAAGCGTGCCAAGACGATAGAAAGTAATTCGTCCAGCTTGAC GACTTGGTTGCTAGGAAACTATGGTAAGTATGTTCTTCTGGGAGCGTGCATTATCATCTTCGACCATATTACTGATTTTCGACTGGAATACTTGTACACTGCTGGACTGCTATTCACCAGTTGTATAGATTCTTACAAGTATCAAGGATTG TTGTTCACTCTATTATTTGTGGCACTGGTGGTATACGTCGACATATTTTGTCTAAGTTTACTCAGTACAGCCTGGCTACATTGTCTAGCTAGTCTGTACATATGGCTGCAGATGATATGGCAGATTGATGAGCCGCATCCTCTGCTAAATGGTGTATATGCAA ATTATGGAGTGATTGTGGTGATATTTGTTATGTTACTTCCATTTTTGTATTACGAGATGATATTTCGGTTCAACCAAGTACCGCAGTATCTTCTTAACATATCACGACCATTTGCATCTCACTG cattggATATCCTGTTGTGACTTTTGGATTTGCGTGTAAAACATATATCACTTGTGTAATACAACAG CATCATCAAAGAAAAGTTCAGATTGTGAATACATTTTACAGTGACCTAGTCACTAGAGCCTTACCAAAGTCAATGACAGTAGAGAATCCTGAAGAATCAAAAG ACTTTGTTAGACCTGTGGAAATGCAGTCAAAGTCAGATTCTCCTAAGTTAAAAGAAGATGCTGATATACCAGTTGGTATTAAACCTACCAAGAGTAAAGGGACTGCAGCTGGACCAAAGAACACTAAAAGTTCATCTGCTTTAAGCATTACTAAGACCAAACCAGCCAGTAATGTTAATAAAGTACAGCAGCCAGAGATGGCAGCAGGTACAACAGTAACAGTTGCGGCAACACCATTGTCAGTAAACACTACTAAAAGTAAACCTGTCACACCGATGGTGTCACCATTACAAGAGGCTGTACCGTCGCATGTGGTATTAACTGTTGAGGCAGTACAACCGATTACGACACATGTATCAGGAAAAAAACAAGCAGCAGTGAAAGCTGTACCTCGTGCCAAATTGGAAGGGGAAGAGCTAGCAAAAGAACAACATGTTAAA TCAATGAATGATGCATTGATGGCTGATTTGGAAAAGGAAAGAATATTAAG ACGCGAAAATGAATCTTTAGTATACCACTTACAAATGGAAGTAAAACAGTTAAAGGCTGATCTTCAGGCTAGTCAGTTACAAGAGGAGGAGTCTGTATCACAGAAAGGACAGTTAGCTTCTTTAGAGAAAAACCACAGATATGATCTCCAGAGATTAAAGGCCCAGAATGACACTCTTACAAGCAA attgtTGATCCTTTCAACATCACAGACTGAAGATAAAGCTGCCATTATTGACTTGGAACGAAGGTTAAAGAAGGAGGTGGAGGCCCGTAGTAGAGTAGATGCAGAGTTGAGGGAACATCGCCATGCAATTACAAATGCCTTTACACAAGAAGAACTGGCTGGTCTAAGAAAGAAAGTGCAAGAACAACATCATGAAATGGAGAAAATGAGAGAACAGTTGAAAGAACAGCAACGAAGTTGGGAACATCGACATCAGAGAGAA ATGGAAGTGTTGACAGCATCAATTCAGTCGCTCACTGTGGAAAAGTCTAAGCTGATTCAAGAGAATAAACAGCTATCAGAATCACTAACAGATGAGACCAAAATCAAAATCAGTTTGTTCAGTTATTTAAGTGAGGCACGTCGCAAGGAGGAAGCAACCCAGGAACAGCTGGCGTGGAAGACAAACGAGATAGCACAGTTGAAGCACCAAATGACACAATTGTTGGCTGTGGTACCTCATACCACTGCAAAACCACCaccttccccttaa